The following are from one region of the Synechococcus sp. CBW1108 genome:
- the purD gene encoding phosphoribosylamine--glycine ligase — translation MAPAPSPSPCPAPTRILVVGSGGRENSLGWALARCPGVEAVWIAPGNGGTAEISGCSQLEIAESDPGSLLAACRDHAVELVVVGPEAPLAAGLADRLREAGFPVFGPGADGAQLEASKQWAKALMLEVGIPTAGYWSASSREEALEVLEAAGRPLVVKADGLAAGKGVTVAASLEEARAAIEEIFAGRFGEGGGARLVLEERTHGPEVSVFALCDGQRLVLLPSAQDHKRIGEGDTGPNTGGMGAYAPAPLLDGGGLEQVKRLVLEPTVAALRARGIDYRGVIYAGLMLTEHGPSVIEFNCRFGDPECETLMPLLGPELAQILLACANGQLDQAPPLTIHPGCSACVIAAAAGYPGEIRSGDVVRSELVSSNSLQLFHAGTRRSGDGSCQTSGGRVLAVVAQAESFDAAFEQAYAGLAQVHFEGMTYRRDIGHQVRSL, via the coding sequence ATGGCTCCAGCTCCCAGCCCCTCTCCCTGCCCAGCTCCCACCAGGATCCTGGTGGTCGGCTCTGGCGGGCGCGAAAATTCCCTGGGCTGGGCCCTGGCCCGCTGCCCAGGGGTGGAGGCCGTTTGGATCGCACCGGGGAATGGGGGCACTGCTGAAATTTCAGGCTGCAGCCAGCTGGAAATCGCCGAATCCGACCCTGGGAGCCTGCTCGCCGCCTGCCGTGACCACGCCGTCGAGCTGGTGGTGGTGGGCCCAGAGGCACCTCTGGCCGCCGGCCTGGCGGACCGGCTGCGCGAAGCCGGCTTCCCGGTGTTCGGGCCCGGGGCAGATGGGGCCCAGCTCGAGGCGAGCAAACAATGGGCCAAGGCCCTGATGCTGGAGGTCGGGATACCCACCGCCGGCTACTGGAGCGCGAGCAGCCGGGAGGAGGCCCTGGAGGTGCTGGAGGCCGCAGGCAGACCGCTGGTGGTGAAGGCCGATGGCCTGGCCGCTGGCAAGGGGGTGACCGTGGCTGCCAGCCTGGAAGAGGCCCGTGCGGCGATTGAGGAGATTTTTGCCGGTCGTTTCGGCGAGGGCGGCGGCGCCAGGTTGGTGCTTGAGGAACGCACCCATGGGCCCGAGGTGTCGGTGTTCGCGCTCTGTGACGGCCAGCGGCTGGTTTTGCTGCCCAGCGCCCAGGACCACAAGCGAATAGGTGAGGGCGACACCGGACCCAACACCGGCGGCATGGGCGCCTATGCACCGGCGCCGCTGCTGGATGGGGGGGGGCTGGAGCAGGTGAAGCGCCTGGTGCTCGAACCCACCGTGGCCGCCCTGCGGGCCCGGGGCATCGACTACCGCGGGGTGATCTATGCCGGCCTGATGCTCACCGAACATGGGCCCAGCGTGATCGAATTCAACTGCCGCTTCGGCGATCCGGAATGCGAGACCCTGATGCCGCTACTCGGGCCGGAACTGGCCCAGATCCTGCTGGCCTGTGCCAACGGCCAGCTCGACCAGGCTCCGCCACTCACCATCCATCCCGGCTGCAGCGCCTGTGTAATTGCCGCCGCCGCGGGCTACCCCGGCGAGATCCGCAGCGGCGATGTGGTGCGCAGTGAACTGGTTAGCAGCAACAGCCTGCAACTGTTCCACGCGGGCACCCGGCGCAGCGGCGACGGCAGCTGCCAAACCAGTGGCGGCCGGGTGCTGGCCGTGGTCGCCCAGGCCGAAAGCTTTGATGCCGCCTTCGAGCAGGCCTACGCCGGCCTGGCCCAGGTTCACTTTGAGGGCATGACCTACCGGCGGGACATCGGCCACCAGGTGCGCAGCCTATGA